In a single window of the Papaver somniferum cultivar HN1 chromosome 8, ASM357369v1, whole genome shotgun sequence genome:
- the LOC113305956 gene encoding uncharacterized protein LOC113305956: MPPESLAEGTTQLYRPRSYAEAKSGNRKRLQVAATNHALSVWKEPGGCYALATKLLQHHVHSGSKKTDSETDLKKQGTANLMACRRKTECGQFAAAIGLLSSSGVSPCSEKTYLDLQDKHPPAHSPAIPDDVFLAEPITVDSRAVLGAIKSFPKGTSCGRDGLRDQHLVDVMSGADVSVADNLLASIIGVVNLWLAGTCPASLGEFVASPPLTPLLKPGGGIRPIVVGTVWRILVSKVAAFSVGKDMTSYLGDYQFGVGVPAGGEGILHVVNCLLEMKGHSDKMSMLLIDFSNAFNMVRRTQLIKEVRLHCPGISRWVEFCYLRLAKLYYDQYILSSALGVQQGDPLGPLLFALTLHPLVKSIASRCTLDLHAWYLDDSTIIGDTLEPSIDPRSTTDGVFPSDIGRPSNGVKLIGGPVGLDLNFISGMLLTRVSKTVQLMSVIKKLKDPHSEMLLFRNCTGVSRLYFAMRTTNPAALQPATDLFDDHLFKYLRLLITGDGAGFGPLQQRLATLPIKEGGLGIYTMADTRAYCYLASQSQTASVKKIILGNLFSTNKGSAYQLVLQNFIQCNRVNHAQDYILAIPISGLNQCFSPRQLRVVLCYRLDIPLFVEDSL; the protein is encoded by the exons ACCAAGAAGCTATGCCGAGGCAAAATCAGGCAACAGAAAAAGATTGCAGGTTGCTGCCACCAACCATGCATTGTCCGTGTGGAAGGAGCCGGGTGGCTGCTATGCACTGGCTACTAAACTATTACAGCATCATGTTCATTCGGGTTCTAAGAAGACAGATTCGGAGACGGACTTGAAAAAGCAGGGAACTGCTAACTTGATGGCTTGCCGGAGGAAGACAGAGTGCGGTCAGTTTGCAGCTGCTATAGGTTTGCTCTCCTCATCTGGGGTGTCTCCTTGCAGCGAGAAAACTTACCTCGATTTGCAAGATAAGCACCCTCCTGCTCATTCACCTGCTATTCCTGATGATGTTTTCTTGGCTGAACCTATCACGGTGGATTCTCGTGCTGTGTTGGGAGCTATCAAAAGCTTCCCAAAAGGTACATCGTGTGGGCGTGATGGTCTTCGGGATCAGCATCTGGTTGATGTGATGAGTGGAGCAGATGTATCGGTGGCGGATAATCTTCTCGCTTCGATTATAGGGgttgtcaacctttggttggcCGGTACATGCCCTGCGTCTCTAGGTGAGTTCGTCGCCAGTCCACCCCTAACTCCTTTGCTTAAGCCTGGGGGTGGTATTCGGCCTATTGTTGTGGGCACGGTTTGGCGAATATTGGTCTCAAAAGTAGCTGCCTTCTCTGTTGGTAAAGACATGACTTCTTACTTAGGCGATTACCAATTTGGAGTTGGAGTGCCTGCTGGAGGAGAGGGTATTTTACATGTTGTAAACTGCTTACTAGAGATGAAAGGGCATTCCGATAAAATGTCAATGTTGCTTATTGACTTTTCCAATGCCTTTAACATGGTGAGAAGAACTCAGCTCATCAAAGAAGTTCGCCtacattgtccaggtatttctcgctgggtagaattttgttacttGCGTCTTGCTAAGCTCTATTATGACCAATATATTTTGTCGTCTGCACTTGGAGTTCAACAAGGAGACCCCCTCGGTCCCTTACTGTTTGCGTTGACACTTCACCCCCTAGTGAAGTCGATTGCTTCTCGATGCACACTTGATTTACAcgcttggtaccttgatgataGCACTATTATTGGTGATACTTTGGAG CCTTCGATTGATCCCAGAAGCACAACTGATGGTGTTTTTCCATCTGATATTGGTAGACCctctaatggtgttaaacttaTTGGTGGTCCGGTGGGTTTAGATTTGAACTTTATTAGTGGCATGTTGTTGACCAGGGTGAGTAAGACTGTTCAACTAATGTCGGTGATCAAAAAACTCAAAGACCCACACAGTGAGATGCTATTATTTCGCAATTGTACTGGTGTATCTcgattatattttgcaatgcgaaCGACCAATCCAGCAGCCTTACAACCAGCCACTGATCTTTTTGATGACCATTTATTTAAGTATTTACGTTTACTCATCACCGGagatggtgctggttttggtcccCTGCAACAGAGATTAGCCACCTTGCCCATCAAAGAGGGTGGTCTTGGCATTTATACCATGGCTGACACTCGTGCTTACTGCTATCTCGCTTCCCAGAGTCAGACAGCTTCAGTGAAGAAGATAATTCTTGGTaatttattctcaacaaacaaaggaTCTGCTTATCAGCTGGTTCTTCAGAACtttatccag TGTAACCGTGTCAATCATGCTCAAGATTATATATTAGCGATACCTATTAGTGGGCTCAATCAGTGCTTCAGCCCTAGACAGTTACGAGTTGTACTCTGCTATAGACTTGATATCCCTTTGTTTGTTGAGGATAGTTTATGA